In Symbiobacterium terraclitae, the following are encoded in one genomic region:
- the yabP gene encoding sporulation protein YabP translates to MEERTTYRVEGRGPAFDENEAGGHSHSLTIANRERVHITGVVGVDSFDDEEVNLETEMGLLSIRGEELQIKQLDLEKGQFAVEGYINALQYATPRQRGARQPRSRSFLERLLR, encoded by the coding sequence GTGGAGGAGCGGACAACGTACCGGGTGGAGGGTCGGGGGCCCGCCTTCGACGAGAACGAGGCGGGCGGCCACAGCCACTCGCTCACCATCGCCAACCGGGAACGGGTGCACATCACCGGCGTGGTGGGCGTGGACAGCTTCGATGACGAGGAGGTCAACCTGGAGACCGAGATGGGGCTCCTGAGCATCCGGGGCGAGGAGCTGCAGATCAAGCAGCTCGACCTGGAGAAGGGGCAGTTCGCGGTGGAGGGATACATCAACGCGCTGCAGTATGCCACCCCGCGCCAGCGCGGCGCGCGTCAGCCGCGCAGCCGGTCGTTCCTGGAGCGGCTGCTGCGGTAG
- a CDS encoding response regulator, whose amino-acid sequence MTTVLLVDDHSVVRMGLKALLSRAAGFQVAGEAATGREALEKAAALRPDVVLMDVRLPDTSGIETCRMIREQLPDTKVLMLTSYDDDEAAVAAVVAGAAGYILKHVEADELLRAIRLVAQGTCLLDPQVTRGVMEHLRAGARTGPRLDQLSEREQEILQLIGEGLTNREIAARLYLAEKTVRNYVSSLLQKLNLSNRTQAAALVSRNRLLGGRM is encoded by the coding sequence ATGACAACCGTCTTGCTGGTCGACGACCACAGCGTGGTGCGCATGGGCCTGAAGGCGCTGCTCTCCCGCGCCGCTGGCTTTCAGGTGGCCGGCGAGGCGGCCACCGGCCGGGAGGCGCTCGAGAAGGCCGCGGCGCTCAGGCCGGACGTGGTCCTCATGGACGTGCGCCTGCCGGACACCAGCGGCATCGAGACCTGCCGGATGATCCGCGAGCAGCTGCCCGACACGAAGGTGCTGATGCTGACCTCCTACGACGACGACGAGGCCGCCGTTGCCGCGGTGGTCGCGGGGGCGGCCGGGTACATCCTGAAGCACGTCGAGGCCGACGAGCTGCTGCGCGCCATCCGCCTGGTGGCGCAGGGCACCTGCCTCCTCGACCCGCAGGTGACCCGCGGCGTGATGGAGCACCTGCGCGCCGGCGCCCGTACGGGCCCGCGCCTCGACCAGCTGAGCGAGCGGGAGCAGGAGATCCTGCAGCTCATCGGCGAGGGGCTGACAAACCGGGAGATCGCCGCCCGGCTCTACCTGGCCGAGAAAACGGTGCGCAACTATGTGAGCTCGCTCTTGCAGAAGCTGAACCTCTCCAACCGAACCCAGGCCGCCGCCCTGGTCAGCCGCAACCGGCTGCTGGGCGGGAGGATGTAA
- a CDS encoding ethylbenzene dehydrogenase-related protein → MKVFRRLSRTQMVVGGMFLGLVLLSVALAAVETGTRRPAANPTVVVRRAQALPHDPWAEEWQRVSGVVLPLTVVSTVNPVEGNVQVKALRDDRSIAIRLEWSDNTQELNTLRPQDFADAAAVELATQPTGACMGMLDAPVHIWHWRADRGPGAREMATAYPNMHVDGWHDDTGQVQEVFGDDLYARPALVVGNRRALPDKGGLAENMIAEGFGTLTTAAEQPTSVEAVWKDGRWAAVFTRSLDGDPQFEAGSQLQAAFAVWDGKQMQRDGMKYITDWAVLELKP, encoded by the coding sequence ATGAAGGTGTTCCGACGACTCTCGCGGACCCAGATGGTCGTCGGTGGTATGTTTCTCGGCCTCGTGCTGCTCTCGGTGGCGCTTGCGGCCGTCGAGACCGGCACGCGCCGGCCGGCCGCCAACCCGACGGTGGTCGTGCGGCGGGCCCAGGCGCTGCCGCACGACCCCTGGGCGGAGGAGTGGCAGCGGGTCAGCGGCGTGGTGCTGCCGCTCACCGTGGTCAGTACGGTCAACCCGGTCGAGGGGAACGTGCAGGTGAAGGCGCTGCGCGACGACCGTTCGATCGCGATCCGGCTGGAGTGGAGCGACAACACGCAGGAGCTGAACACCCTCCGCCCCCAGGACTTCGCGGACGCCGCCGCCGTTGAACTGGCGACCCAGCCCACTGGCGCCTGCATGGGCATGCTGGACGCGCCGGTGCACATCTGGCACTGGCGGGCCGACCGCGGCCCGGGGGCCCGGGAGATGGCCACCGCCTACCCCAACATGCACGTGGACGGGTGGCACGACGACACCGGCCAGGTGCAGGAGGTGTTCGGCGACGACCTGTACGCCCGGCCCGCCCTGGTGGTGGGTAACCGGCGGGCGCTCCCCGACAAGGGGGGGCTGGCCGAGAACATGATCGCCGAGGGCTTCGGCACCCTGACGACGGCAGCCGAACAGCCCACGTCGGTGGAGGCGGTCTGGAAGGACGGCCGCTGGGCGGCGGTCTTCACCCGCTCCCTCGACGGCGACCCGCAGTTTGAGGCGGGCAGCCAACTCCAGGCGGCCTTCGCGGTCTGGGACGGCAAGCAGATGCAGCGGGACGGCATGAAGTACATCACCGACTGGGCGGTGCTCGAGCTCAAGCCGTGA
- a CDS encoding 4Fe-4S dicluster domain-containing protein, which produces MVKNWQLGREMEYAFPEARPQRQFAAVFNLNRCIGCQTCTMACKSTWTFSEGQEYMWWNNVESKPYGGYPKNWDVKLLSMLGPQPWNGRTYEGKTIFEARDPAKQTVTGMVALGYLPSDEEWRHPNLYEDASRGHNPRGESLPEHQHWGFYLPRICNHCTYPACLAACPRKAIYKRQEDGIVLIDQARCRGYRKCMEACPYKKPMYRGTTGTSEKCIGCYPRIEQGQATRCIATCIGKIRLFGWVDDPESPVHYLVHKAKVALPLYPQFGTEPNVYYIPPRWVSRAYLTQMFGPGVEEAIETYTHPDKELLGVLQLFGATDRIIHRYRIEDEEAVGFDAAGNEVVRTAIWEPVQVRPENRHNIT; this is translated from the coding sequence ATGGTGAAGAACTGGCAGCTGGGCCGGGAGATGGAGTACGCCTTCCCCGAGGCCCGGCCGCAGCGACAGTTCGCGGCGGTCTTCAACCTGAACCGGTGCATCGGCTGCCAGACCTGCACGATGGCCTGCAAGTCGACCTGGACCTTCAGCGAGGGCCAGGAGTACATGTGGTGGAACAACGTCGAGTCAAAGCCCTACGGCGGCTACCCCAAGAACTGGGACGTGAAGCTGCTCTCCATGCTGGGGCCGCAGCCGTGGAACGGCAGGACCTACGAGGGCAAGACGATCTTCGAGGCGCGGGACCCGGCCAAGCAGACGGTGACCGGCATGGTCGCCCTGGGCTACCTGCCCTCTGACGAGGAGTGGCGCCACCCGAACCTCTACGAGGACGCCTCCAGGGGGCATAACCCCCGGGGCGAGTCGCTGCCCGAGCACCAGCACTGGGGCTTCTACCTGCCCCGGATCTGCAACCACTGCACCTATCCCGCCTGCCTGGCGGCCTGCCCCCGGAAGGCGATTTACAAGCGGCAGGAAGACGGCATCGTGCTGATCGACCAGGCCCGCTGCCGGGGGTACCGCAAGTGCATGGAGGCCTGCCCGTACAAGAAGCCCATGTACCGGGGCACCACGGGCACCAGCGAGAAGTGCATCGGCTGCTACCCGCGCATCGAGCAGGGCCAGGCGACCCGGTGCATCGCCACCTGCATCGGCAAGATCCGGCTCTTCGGCTGGGTGGACGACCCCGAGTCGCCGGTGCACTACCTGGTCCACAAGGCGAAGGTGGCGCTGCCGCTCTACCCGCAGTTCGGCACCGAGCCGAACGTCTACTACATCCCGCCCCGCTGGGTGTCGCGAGCCTACCTCACCCAGATGTTCGGCCCCGGCGTCGAGGAGGCCATCGAGACCTACACGCACCCCGACAAGGAGCTGCTGGGCGTGCTCCAGCTCTTCGGCGCAACCGACCGGATCATCCACCGGTACCGGATCGAGGACGAGGAGGCGGTGGGCTTCGACGCGGCGGGCAACGAGGTGGTGCGCACCGCCATCTGGGAGCCTGTCCAGGTTCGGCCCGAGAACCGCCACAACATCACCTGA
- a CDS encoding HU family DNA-binding protein, protein MNKQDLVASVAEKAGLTKKDAEKALNAVVESIKEALHKGDKVSLVGFGTFEVRNRAARSGRNPQTGAPIKIPAGKVPAFRPGKELKESV, encoded by the coding sequence TTGAACAAGCAGGATCTGGTCGCTAGTGTCGCTGAGAAGGCGGGCCTGACCAAGAAGGACGCCGAGAAGGCCCTGAACGCCGTCGTCGAGTCGATCAAGGAGGCCCTGCACAAGGGCGACAAGGTCTCGCTTGTGGGCTTCGGCACGTTCGAAGTTCGCAACCGCGCTGCCCGTTCGGGCCGCAACCCGCAGACCGGTGCGCCGATCAAGATTCCTGCCGGCAAGGTTCCGGCCTTCCGCCCCGGGAAGGAACTGAAGGAGAGCGTCTAA
- a CDS encoding sigma-70 region 4 domain-containing protein yields the protein MNIEIRGAERLSFRERQVVVLKEMGWSNEQVAKRLSLAAGTVATLYNRAKSKGYQVVIVLPGDTLGLFDSADREEEE from the coding sequence GTGAACATCGAGATTCGCGGTGCCGAGCGGCTGAGTTTCCGGGAACGGCAGGTCGTCGTTCTCAAGGAGATGGGCTGGAGCAACGAGCAGGTGGCCAAGCGGCTCTCGCTCGCGGCTGGCACCGTCGCGACCCTGTACAACCGTGCAAAGAGCAAGGGCTACCAGGTTGTCATCGTCCTTCCCGGCGACACCCTCGGGCTGTTTGACAGCGCCGACAGGGAGGAAGAAGAATGA
- a CDS encoding TorD/DmsD family molecular chaperone yields the protein MEPLNGALRRSRVYAVLSRGFLYPEPSLLRELRGGALARALRAYLPRGGYALAKQAQAALDGPGERESEYNALFAGQAVPCPLYETEYTGAHVWMQTQQMADVAGFYRAFGVDVEGERPDGLATELEFMSLLCLKEAVARADGDREAAAICRDAQARFLREHLGRWLPKLVTRLERLDPGGFYHALSRLADWYVRHDAERLSDVPAAEQQAAAAGGAASEEEG from the coding sequence ATGGAGCCGCTGAACGGTGCCCTGCGGCGGAGCCGGGTCTACGCCGTGCTCTCCCGCGGCTTCCTCTACCCGGAGCCCTCCCTGCTCCGGGAGCTCAGGGGCGGCGCCTTGGCGAGGGCGCTGCGCGCCTACCTGCCCCGGGGCGGATACGCCCTGGCGAAGCAGGCGCAGGCGGCGCTGGACGGGCCGGGAGAGCGGGAGTCGGAGTACAACGCCCTGTTCGCGGGGCAGGCGGTTCCCTGCCCGCTCTACGAGACCGAGTACACCGGCGCCCACGTCTGGATGCAGACCCAGCAGATGGCGGACGTGGCCGGTTTTTACCGGGCGTTCGGGGTCGATGTGGAGGGCGAGCGGCCGGACGGGCTAGCCACCGAGCTGGAGTTCATGTCGCTGCTCTGCCTGAAGGAGGCGGTGGCCAGGGCCGACGGCGATCGGGAGGCGGCCGCGATCTGCCGCGACGCCCAGGCCCGCTTCCTGCGGGAGCACCTGGGGCGCTGGCTGCCGAAGCTGGTGACAAGGCTCGAGAGGCTCGATCCCGGCGGGTTCTACCACGCGCTGAGCCGGCTGGCCGACTGGTACGTGCGGCACGACGCGGAGCGGCTCTCCGACGTACCGGCGGCGGAGCAGCAGGCCGCGGCCGCCGGCGGCGCGGCGAGTGAGGAGGAGGGTTGA
- the yabQ gene encoding spore cortex biosynthesis protein YabQ, translating to MELQFYALFMTILSGVGLGLLFDLLRAVRRFVQPGPVLAALGDLCFWGAATAMLGAGLFLGNWGEYRFYVLVGLLTGLGLHLWLASPIVLWLFDGLLRLLAWLLELLWTLFLRLVWHPAVAILRFAYRVAVQVTAWLGRRLRGPYRWMRLQYLLTKRRWRRALRRWLQGRKPPRDS from the coding sequence ATGGAGCTCCAGTTCTACGCGCTGTTCATGACGATCCTCAGCGGCGTCGGGCTTGGCCTCCTGTTCGACCTGCTGCGGGCGGTCAGGCGTTTCGTCCAGCCGGGTCCCGTTCTGGCTGCGCTGGGCGACCTCTGCTTCTGGGGCGCCGCGACCGCCATGCTGGGCGCCGGCCTCTTCCTGGGAAACTGGGGCGAGTACCGGTTCTACGTGCTCGTCGGGCTGCTGACCGGCCTGGGCCTGCACCTGTGGCTGGCGAGCCCGATCGTCCTGTGGCTGTTCGATGGGCTGCTCAGGCTGCTCGCCTGGCTGCTGGAGCTGCTCTGGACGCTGTTCCTGCGGCTGGTCTGGCATCCCGCCGTCGCCATTCTGCGATTCGCGTACAGGGTAGCCGTGCAGGTCACAGCCTGGCTGGGCCGGCGGCTCCGCGGGCCGTACCGCTGGATGCGGCTCCAGTACCTGCTCACGAAGCGCCGCTGGCGGCGCGCGCTGCGCCGGTGGCTGCAGGGGCGAAAGCCGCCGCGCGATTCGTAA
- the mazG gene encoding nucleoside triphosphate pyrophosphohydrolase yields MIDDLLRAFQIDLSEGLEVRPAARLAEAPPPGGAPLLVCGVAPGTAARLQALLLAHYPPAHPVGLYRDGAVAEVRLDGLAAHEWANYALTLYLRPVERSERKRWPLDPLVEVMARLRSADGCPWDREQTHESLRRYMLEEAYEVVEAIDQGDPRHLCEELGDVLLQVVFHAQIAREAGRFDMSDVVSGITEKLIRRHPHVFGEAVAETAADVTRTWEAIKRSERGDQAPPSVLSGVSGGLPALSRALELQKRAARVGFDWPDAAGPADKVREELDEVLSAEPADQEGEVGDLLFAVVNLARKLKVDPEIALTRTNARFIRRFRYVEEKLAERGLRVTDVGLSEMDLLWDEAKRAEFGEKYRGK; encoded by the coding sequence GTGATCGATGATCTGCTGCGAGCGTTTCAGATCGACCTCTCCGAGGGTCTGGAGGTGCGCCCGGCGGCCAGGCTGGCGGAGGCGCCGCCGCCGGGCGGGGCGCCGCTCCTCGTCTGCGGTGTTGCACCCGGGACTGCGGCACGGCTGCAGGCGCTGCTGCTGGCCCACTACCCCCCGGCGCATCCGGTTGGGCTGTACCGTGACGGCGCTGTCGCCGAGGTCCGGCTGGACGGTTTGGCGGCGCACGAATGGGCAAACTACGCACTAACCCTGTATCTGCGGCCGGTTGAGCGCTCGGAGCGGAAGCGCTGGCCGCTGGATCCCCTGGTGGAGGTGATGGCCCGGCTGCGGTCCGCCGACGGCTGCCCGTGGGACCGGGAGCAGACCCACGAGAGCCTCAGGCGGTACATGCTGGAGGAGGCCTATGAGGTGGTGGAGGCCATCGACCAGGGCGACCCCCGCCACCTGTGCGAGGAGCTGGGCGACGTGCTGCTTCAGGTGGTCTTCCACGCGCAGATCGCCCGGGAGGCCGGCCGGTTTGACATGAGCGACGTGGTCAGCGGCATCACGGAGAAGCTGATCCGGCGCCATCCCCACGTCTTCGGCGAGGCGGTGGCGGAGACCGCCGCCGACGTGACCCGCACCTGGGAGGCGATCAAGCGGTCCGAGCGGGGGGACCAGGCGCCGCCCTCGGTCCTGAGCGGGGTCTCCGGGGGGCTCCCGGCGCTCTCCCGTGCCCTGGAGCTGCAGAAGCGGGCGGCCAGGGTGGGTTTCGACTGGCCCGACGCCGCGGGACCCGCGGACAAGGTGCGGGAGGAACTGGACGAGGTGCTGTCGGCGGAGCCCGCCGATCAGGAGGGCGAGGTGGGCGACCTCCTGTTCGCGGTGGTCAACCTGGCCCGCAAGCTGAAGGTGGATCCGGAGATCGCGCTGACGCGGACCAACGCCAGGTTCATACGGCGCTTCCGGTATGTGGAAGAGAAGCTGGCCGAACGAGGGCTGCGCGTAACGGACGTCGGCCTTTCGGAGATGGATTTGCTTTGGGATGAGGCTAAACGGGCTGAATTCGGGGAAAAATACAGGGGAAAATAA
- a CDS encoding RNA-binding S4 domain-containing protein, translating to MRIDKFLKVSRVIKRRTLAKEVCDAGRVQVNGRLAKAGTEVKPGDTVFIDFGRRQLTFRVLEVREHVRAAEARELYEVLAEEFKADSTLPHLEDDPE from the coding sequence GTGCGTATCGACAAGTTCCTGAAGGTCTCTCGCGTCATCAAGCGCCGCACGCTGGCGAAGGAGGTCTGCGACGCAGGCCGGGTTCAGGTGAACGGCCGGCTCGCCAAGGCCGGCACCGAGGTGAAGCCGGGGGATACGGTGTTCATTGACTTCGGCCGCAGGCAGCTGACCTTCCGGGTGCTGGAGGTGCGGGAGCACGTACGGGCCGCCGAGGCCCGGGAGCTGTACGAGGTGCTGGCGGAGGAGTTCAAGGCAGACAGCACGCTCCCCCACCTGGAGGACGATCCGGAATAA
- a CDS encoding molybdopterin-containing oxidoreductase family protein — translation MPKRETAGKVSRRDFLVATAAAVGGVTLLGRHRWARADLVTLKPFKVENPLAAYPGRDWESLYRDQYRYDSEFTFLCVPNCTHNCRVKGVVRNGVMVRVEPPYTEGTATDLYGTMSSQSWHPRGCLKGYTLPRRIYGPYRTKYPMVRKGWKAWVEAGWPDQSRPEVKEQYFRRGWDDWVRVSWDEANTLVAKTLLHIMATYSGEEGVQRLREQGYPEEMIEAMGGSGAQTLKFRNGMALNGVIRINALARFANMLALYDGQKGARQWSSYDWHGDLNPGHPMSTGVKCSDVDMNDFRNTKLMIFLGKNQVENKMADAHWWIEIIERGGKVVNISPEYSPASQKSDYWLPVRPGSDIALLLGLAHILYRDGLIDFDFVRQHTDMPLLVRMDTLKRLTNKDLGIPTSRLTGYSVTVQKIDPALRESWGDFVIWDEAAGAPRVINREHVGAHLPYTPALEGTFTVRLADGSTVECKTIYQLYKEHVAEYTPEMVSEVTGVPVELIERLAHDLGTIKPAHIATGEGVNHYFHCDLTGRAAFLLVSLTGNVGKPGANTTHWAGNYRGENHPGLPLWMAEDPFNPNLDPNARPEEIKVKKYYKSEHPAYWNYGDRPLIVNGKNYTGKTHMPTPTKAIWIANSNHLNNAKWAHHMIEVVNKNVEMFVVQDWEWTGSCEHADVVFPVQSWAEMTHPDMTSACSNPFFNVWKGGLKPLYESKQDVEVMAGVAGKLAELTGDQRYSDYWKFVNEGRTEVYLQRVSDGSYTTSGYDIQELLESDRDWLMMFRTYPRIFGWEQVHEHKPWYTKTGRIELYKDEDEFINLGENLIVHREPVEATPYLPNLILGTHPAIRPVNEVPLDAVSADERSIRNVKMSWAEAKQTRNPLWEQGYRFYFLTPKSRHRVHSSWAMTDWNVIWDSNFGDPYRNDPRTPSTGEAQIHINPEDAAELGINDGDYVYVDANPADRPYIGWKESDPYYEVARLKVRVRFNPAYPRGVTMMKHAIWIASPKTVQANKTRTDGLAISDTGYMAHVRTGSHQSATRGWLQPSQMTDSLVRKAYMGQEIGVGYEVDVNAPNTCPKETLVKITKAEDGGPQGQGVWKPATSGFTPGNENETMLRYLQGGFVDAKGGS, via the coding sequence ATGCCGAAGCGTGAGACGGCGGGGAAGGTCTCCCGCCGCGACTTCCTGGTCGCCACCGCGGCCGCCGTGGGCGGCGTCACGCTGCTCGGGCGCCATCGCTGGGCCCGGGCCGACCTGGTGACGCTCAAGCCGTTCAAGGTGGAGAACCCACTGGCCGCCTATCCGGGGCGCGACTGGGAGTCGCTCTACCGGGATCAGTACCGTTATGACTCCGAGTTCACGTTCCTGTGTGTGCCCAACTGTACGCACAACTGCCGGGTGAAGGGCGTGGTGCGCAACGGGGTGATGGTGCGGGTGGAGCCGCCCTACACCGAGGGCACGGCCACCGACCTCTACGGCACCATGTCGTCGCAGTCCTGGCACCCGCGCGGCTGCCTCAAGGGCTACACCCTGCCGCGCCGCATCTACGGCCCCTACCGCACCAAGTACCCGATGGTCCGCAAGGGATGGAAGGCCTGGGTGGAGGCCGGCTGGCCCGACCAGTCGCGGCCCGAGGTGAAGGAGCAGTACTTCCGCCGCGGCTGGGACGACTGGGTCCGGGTCTCCTGGGACGAGGCGAACACGCTGGTGGCGAAGACGCTGCTGCACATCATGGCGACGTACTCCGGCGAGGAGGGCGTGCAGCGGCTCCGGGAACAGGGCTACCCGGAGGAGATGATCGAGGCCATGGGCGGCTCCGGGGCGCAGACCCTGAAGTTCCGCAACGGCATGGCGCTCAACGGCGTCATCCGCATCAACGCCCTGGCCCGCTTCGCCAACATGCTGGCCCTCTACGACGGCCAGAAGGGCGCCCGCCAATGGTCCAGCTACGACTGGCACGGCGACCTGAACCCGGGCCACCCGATGTCCACCGGCGTGAAGTGCTCCGACGTGGACATGAACGACTTCCGCAACACCAAGCTCATGATCTTCCTGGGCAAGAACCAGGTGGAGAACAAGATGGCCGACGCCCACTGGTGGATCGAGATCATCGAGCGCGGCGGCAAGGTGGTCAACATCTCGCCGGAGTACAGCCCGGCCTCGCAGAAGTCCGACTACTGGCTGCCCGTCCGGCCGGGCTCCGACATCGCCCTCCTCCTGGGCCTGGCGCACATCCTCTACCGGGACGGGCTGATCGACTTCGACTTCGTGCGGCAGCACACCGACATGCCGCTCCTGGTCCGCATGGACACGCTGAAGCGGCTGACCAACAAGGACCTTGGTATCCCTACAAGCCGGCTCACCGGCTACTCGGTGACGGTACAGAAAATCGACCCGGCCCTCAGGGAGTCGTGGGGCGACTTCGTGATCTGGGACGAAGCTGCCGGCGCGCCGCGGGTGATCAACCGGGAGCACGTGGGGGCGCACCTGCCCTACACGCCAGCCCTCGAGGGCACCTTCACCGTGAGGCTGGCCGACGGCTCCACGGTGGAGTGCAAGACGATCTACCAGCTCTACAAGGAGCACGTGGCGGAGTACACCCCCGAGATGGTCTCGGAGGTGACCGGCGTGCCCGTGGAGCTGATCGAGCGGCTGGCGCACGATCTGGGGACGATCAAGCCTGCGCACATCGCCACCGGCGAGGGCGTCAACCACTACTTCCACTGCGACCTGACCGGCCGGGCGGCCTTCCTGCTGGTCTCGCTCACCGGCAACGTGGGCAAGCCGGGCGCCAACACCACCCACTGGGCCGGCAACTACCGCGGCGAGAACCACCCCGGCCTGCCGCTCTGGATGGCGGAGGACCCCTTCAACCCCAACCTGGACCCGAACGCCAGGCCCGAGGAGATCAAGGTCAAGAAGTACTACAAGTCGGAGCACCCCGCCTACTGGAACTACGGCGACCGGCCGCTGATCGTGAACGGCAAGAACTACACCGGCAAGACCCACATGCCGACGCCCACCAAGGCGATCTGGATCGCCAACTCCAACCACCTGAACAACGCCAAGTGGGCGCACCACATGATCGAGGTGGTTAACAAGAACGTCGAGATGTTCGTGGTGCAGGACTGGGAGTGGACCGGCTCCTGCGAGCACGCCGACGTGGTCTTCCCGGTGCAGTCCTGGGCGGAGATGACTCACCCCGACATGACGTCGGCCTGCTCCAACCCCTTCTTCAACGTGTGGAAGGGCGGGCTGAAGCCGCTGTACGAGTCGAAGCAGGACGTGGAGGTCATGGCCGGCGTGGCGGGCAAGCTGGCCGAGCTGACCGGCGACCAGCGCTACTCGGACTACTGGAAGTTCGTCAACGAGGGGCGCACCGAGGTCTACCTGCAGCGGGTCTCCGACGGCTCGTACACCACCAGCGGCTACGACATCCAGGAACTGCTCGAGTCCGACCGCGACTGGCTGATGATGTTCCGGACCTATCCCCGCATCTTCGGCTGGGAGCAGGTGCACGAGCACAAGCCCTGGTACACGAAGACCGGCCGAATCGAGCTGTACAAGGACGAGGACGAGTTCATCAACCTGGGCGAGAACCTGATCGTCCACCGGGAGCCGGTGGAGGCCACGCCGTACCTGCCCAACCTGATCCTCGGCACGCACCCGGCCATCCGGCCGGTGAACGAGGTGCCGCTGGACGCGGTGAGTGCGGACGAGCGGTCGATCCGCAACGTCAAGATGAGCTGGGCCGAGGCGAAGCAGACCCGCAACCCGCTCTGGGAGCAGGGCTACCGGTTCTACTTCCTCACGCCGAAGAGCCGCCACCGGGTGCACTCCTCCTGGGCCATGACCGACTGGAACGTGATCTGGGACTCCAACTTCGGCGACCCCTACCGGAACGACCCGCGCACGCCCTCCACCGGCGAGGCGCAGATCCACATCAACCCGGAGGACGCGGCCGAGCTCGGCATCAACGACGGCGACTACGTCTACGTCGACGCCAACCCGGCCGACCGGCCCTACATCGGCTGGAAGGAGTCTGACCCCTACTACGAGGTGGCCCGGCTCAAGGTCCGGGTGCGGTTCAACCCGGCCTACCCGCGGGGCGTCACGATGATGAAGCACGCCATCTGGATCGCCTCGCCCAAGACGGTGCAGGCGAACAAGACCCGAACGGACGGCCTGGCGATCTCGGATACCGGCTACATGGCCCACGTGCGCACCGGCTCGCACCAGTCGGCCACACGGGGCTGGCTGCAGCCCAGCCAGATGACCGACTCGCTGGTCCGCAAGGCCTACATGGGCCAGGAGATCGGCGTGGGTTATGAGGTGGACGTGAACGCGCCCAACACCTGCCCGAAGGAGACGCTGGTGAAGATCACCAAGGCCGAGGACGGCGGCCCGCAGGGCCAGGGCGTCTGGAAGCCGGCGACCAGCGGGTTCACGCCCGGCAACGAGAACGAGACGATGCTCAGGTACCTGCAGGGAGGCTTCGTTGATGCGAAAGGGGGGAGCTAG